The following are encoded together in the Flavobacterium haoranii genome:
- the rho gene encoding transcription termination factor Rho codes for MFDIEVLKEMKLSDLQEIAKVAQIKKYRSLKKDELIYQILDMQAANPETVKKEEQVEEKTAVKPKRLRISAKVESESTERIVPKDQEEVKEVKEVKEKPKRPVKNTKQPELPLEEPKLAEKAPTESKPTEADNDKKLDARQQQIIKANQNNPNHPSYKKNNQAANNNGGGNAKPNYREPDYEFDGIIESEGVLEMMPDGYGFLRSSDYNYLASPDDIYLSQSQIRLFGLKTGDTVKGVVRPPKEGEKYFPLVKVLKINGFDPQVVRDRISFEHLTPIFPKEKFNLAERSSTISTRVIDLFSPIGKGQRGMIVAQPKTGKTMLLKDVANAIAANHPEVYMIVLLIDERPEEVTDMQRSVKAEVVASTFDREPQEHVKIANIVLEKAKRLTECGHDVVILLDSITRLARAYNTVQPASGKVLSGGVDANALQKPKRFFGAARNVENGGSLSIIATALTETGSKMDEVIFEEFKGTGNMELQLDRRIANKRIFPAIDLVSSSTRRDDLLLDEKTIQRMWIMRKYLADMNPVEAMDFIFDRFKKTRNNEEFLISMNE; via the coding sequence ATGTTTGATATTGAAGTATTAAAGGAGATGAAACTCTCTGATTTGCAAGAAATTGCAAAAGTTGCTCAGATAAAAAAGTATCGATCTTTAAAAAAAGACGAACTTATTTATCAGATTTTAGATATGCAAGCTGCTAATCCTGAAACTGTTAAAAAAGAAGAGCAAGTTGAAGAAAAAACTGCAGTAAAACCCAAAAGACTAAGAATCTCTGCAAAAGTTGAAAGCGAAAGTACTGAAAGAATAGTTCCAAAAGACCAAGAAGAAGTTAAAGAGGTTAAAGAAGTAAAAGAAAAACCCAAAAGACCTGTAAAAAATACAAAACAACCAGAATTACCTCTTGAAGAACCAAAACTTGCTGAAAAAGCCCCAACTGAAAGCAAACCAACAGAAGCTGATAATGATAAAAAGTTAGACGCCCGTCAACAACAAATTATCAAGGCTAATCAAAATAATCCCAATCATCCTAGTTATAAAAAGAATAATCAAGCTGCAAATAATAACGGTGGTGGAAACGCTAAACCTAATTATCGTGAGCCAGATTATGAATTTGATGGAATTATCGAAAGTGAAGGTGTTTTAGAAATGATGCCTGATGGTTACGGATTTTTACGTTCTTCAGATTATAACTATTTAGCATCGCCAGATGATATTTATTTATCACAATCTCAAATTAGATTATTTGGTTTAAAAACGGGTGATACAGTAAAAGGAGTAGTGCGTCCTCCAAAAGAAGGAGAAAAATATTTCCCACTAGTTAAAGTTTTAAAAATAAACGGATTTGATCCTCAAGTTGTTCGCGATAGAATTTCATTTGAGCATTTAACTCCAATTTTCCCTAAAGAGAAATTCAATTTAGCAGAAAGAAGTAGTACAATTTCTACTCGTGTTATCGATTTGTTTTCGCCAATTGGGAAAGGTCAGCGTGGTATGATTGTAGCGCAGCCTAAAACAGGTAAAACAATGTTATTGAAAGATGTGGCTAATGCAATTGCAGCAAATCATCCTGAAGTATACATGATTGTTTTACTAATTGATGAAAGACCAGAAGAGGTTACAGATATGCAACGAAGTGTAAAAGCAGAAGTTGTAGCGTCAACTTTCGATAGAGAACCACAAGAGCACGTTAAAATTGCTAATATTGTTTTAGAAAAGGCAAAGCGTTTAACAGAATGTGGTCATGATGTTGTTATTTTATTAGATTCAATTACACGTTTGGCTCGTGCTTATAATACAGTACAACCAGCATCAGGAAAAGTGTTGAGTGGTGGTGTTGATGCGAATGCTTTACAAAAACCAAAACGTTTCTTTGGAGCGGCTCGTAATGTAGAAAATGGCGGTTCATTAAGTATTATTGCAACAGCACTTACAGAAACGGGTTCTAAAATGGATGAAGTAATCTTTGAAGAATTCAAAGGAACTGGCAACATGGAACTTCAGTTAGATAGAAGAATTGCTAATAAACGTATTTTCCCTGCAATTGATTTAGTGTCATCTAGTACACGTCGCGACGATTTATTATTAGATGAAAAAACGATTCAAAGAATGTGGATTATGCGAAAATATTTAGCAGATATGAATCCCGTTGAAGCAATGGATTTTATTTTCGACAGATTTAAGAAAACAAGAAACAACGAAGAGTTCTTAATTTCGATGAATGAATAA
- a CDS encoding DUF4293 domain-containing protein: MLQRIQTIYLLLSAIACGVLPFVFSLWTEESGKVIYGTDLTTSIVLFAASTLLSVISIFSFTKRQNQFVLNRLNMIFNFILLGFFVYRTLSLSGEAEVSEKGIGVVLPAISIVLLVLANKAIKKDEDLVKSVDRLR; this comes from the coding sequence ATGTTACAAAGAATTCAAACCATATATCTTTTACTAAGCGCAATTGCTTGTGGTGTATTGCCGTTTGTTTTTTCTTTATGGACAGAAGAAAGTGGTAAAGTAATTTACGGTACTGATTTAACTACTAGTATTGTTTTATTTGCTGCAAGTACTTTGTTAAGCGTTATTAGTATTTTTAGTTTTACAAAGAGACAAAATCAATTTGTGTTAAACAGATTGAACATGATATTTAACTTTATTTTACTAGGATTTTTTGTGTATCGAACGCTAAGCTTATCCGGAGAAGCGGAAGTTTCTGAGAAGGGTATTGGGGTTGTTCTTCCGGCCATTTCTATCGTGCTTCTTGTTCTTGCGAACAAAGCAATTAAAAAGGACGAAGACCTCGTAAAATCAGTGGATCGATTGCGATAA
- a CDS encoding metallophosphoesterase family protein, with protein MKKILLLSDTHSHIDEQILKYVQQADEVWHAGDIGDLVVTDTIKKIKPLRAVFGNIDNHEARLEFPLHNRFIIDGVDVWITHIGGYPDKYSPAIREEIRKNPPKLFICGHSHILKVQFDKKLNLIHMNPGAAGKHGFHQVRTMLRFEIEGDKIQNLEVIELGKK; from the coding sequence ATGAAAAAAATCTTATTGCTTTCCGATACCCACAGTCATATAGATGAGCAAATTTTAAAATATGTTCAACAAGCTGATGAGGTTTGGCATGCTGGCGATATTGGAGATTTAGTTGTAACCGATACTATAAAAAAAATAAAGCCTTTACGTGCTGTTTTTGGAAATATAGATAATCACGAAGCGCGATTAGAATTTCCATTGCACAATCGTTTTATAATTGATGGTGTAGATGTTTGGATTACCCATATAGGAGGTTATCCCGATAAATACAGTCCAGCAATACGAGAAGAAATTCGTAAAAATCCGCCTAAACTTTTTATTTGCGGACATTCCCATATATTAAAAGTACAGTTTGATAAAAAACTGAATTTGATACATATGAATCCCGGAGCGGCTGGAAAACACGGATTTCATCAAGTGCGAACAATGCTTCGTTTTGAAATTGAAGGTGATAAAATTCAGAATTTAGAAGTTATTGAATTGGGGAAGAAGTGA
- the cas2 gene encoding CRISPR-associated endonuclease Cas2 yields the protein MYEDRFSRLNQYRSLWILVFFDLPTETKKDRQVATRFRKHLLDDGFTMFQFSIYLRFCASKENAEVHTKRLKNNLPPQGKIGFMQVTDKQFGMMEIFYGKKSVEPDTPNQQLELF from the coding sequence ATGTATGAGGATCGTTTTTCAAGACTTAATCAATACCGTAGTTTGTGGATTTTAGTTTTTTTTGACTTGCCCACAGAAACCAAGAAGGATAGGCAAGTAGCTACTCGTTTTCGAAAACATTTATTAGATGATGGTTTCACGATGTTTCAGTTTTCTATTTATTTGCGTTTTTGTGCGAGTAAAGAAAATGCTGAGGTTCATACTAAACGATTAAAAAATAATTTACCTCCCCAAGGTAAAATAGGCTTTATGCAAGTTACTGATAAACAATTTGGGATGATGGAGATTTTTTATGGTAAAAAATCGGTTGAGCCAGATACTCCTAATCAACAATTAGAGTTGTTTTGA
- the cas1 gene encoding type II CRISPR-associated endonuclease Cas1: MIKRTLFFGNPAYLSTKNEQLVVNYPDEEQAAKTVPIEDIGVIVMENQQITVTNGLLEKLITNNVAVINCNQQHMPIGLLMPLNGHSEQSERFRTQIHASLPLKKNLWQQTVTAKILNQASVLQTRGVPTQNMKHWAKSVTSGDTQNHEARAAAYYWQQLFPMEGFNRHQNGIPPNNLLNYGYAILRGVTARALIGSGMHPTFGIFHRNKYNAYCLADDIMEPYRPFVDALVLDLLVKHVSVEELTTEIKKDLLGIIATDVVLDGKRSPLLVAMSRTTNSLYECFSGESRKILYPDYV; this comes from the coding sequence ATGATTAAACGAACCCTCTTTTTCGGTAATCCTGCTTATTTGAGTACCAAAAACGAACAATTAGTGGTCAACTATCCCGATGAGGAACAAGCTGCTAAAACCGTTCCTATTGAAGATATAGGGGTTATTGTAATGGAAAACCAACAAATTACGGTTACAAATGGGTTGTTAGAAAAGTTAATTACAAATAATGTTGCTGTTATTAACTGTAATCAGCAACATATGCCCATTGGTTTATTAATGCCATTAAATGGTCATAGTGAACAATCGGAACGGTTTCGCACTCAAATACATGCGTCGTTACCGTTAAAAAAGAATTTGTGGCAACAAACTGTTACAGCTAAAATATTGAATCAGGCGAGTGTGTTGCAAACTAGGGGAGTCCCCACTCAAAACATGAAACATTGGGCAAAGAGTGTTACATCGGGCGATACCCAAAACCACGAAGCTCGTGCAGCTGCCTATTATTGGCAACAATTGTTCCCGATGGAAGGATTTAATCGGCATCAAAACGGTATTCCTCCTAATAATTTATTGAATTATGGCTATGCTATTTTAAGAGGAGTTACTGCTCGAGCTTTAATAGGTTCGGGTATGCACCCAACTTTCGGCATTTTTCATCGAAATAAATATAATGCTTATTGTTTAGCCGATGATATAATGGAACCTTATCGTCCATTTGTAGATGCTTTAGTACTTGATTTATTGGTTAAGCATGTTTCAGTAGAGGAATTAACTACCGAAATAAAAAAAGATTTGTTAGGAATTATTGCCACAGATGTGGTGCTTGATGGTAAACGTAGCCCTTTGCTAGTGGCTATGAGTAGAACTACTAATTCGCTTTATGAATGTTTTAGTGGGGAATCGCGTAAAATTTTATATCCTGATTATGTATGA